GACGCGGTCGAGTGCCGCCAGCGGATTGCCCGCCGCCAGCGCCAGCCCTGCCGCGGTGATCAGCGAGTCCATGCAAATCCCGTCACATTTGTAACTCCCACCGCTCCCCTTATCGGCCCTAACTTAAGTCACCACCGCCAAGCAGCAAGCCGCGGACGGCGACCTAGCCATCTGGACTGGTTGAAGACGCCCAGGCCTGCGTTGACGGCAATATTCGCATTCGCTAGCCTGAGCATCTCAGACAGTCGTGTTAAGCTTCTCAATAAGGAAAAACCGACCATGCCTGCTTCCGAGGACTTCGAGCCCACCGTGCGGCCTCGCCACCCCTGCTGCGGTGGCCCGCCTGCAAATGCCGTCACATTTGTAACTCCGCCCTCGCCGCCTCGCGGCCCTAGCCTGCCTCACGATCAACAGGCAACGACAAGCCACAACGGCTCAACAACTGGCAAAGGAAACAAGCAATGACCAAGCACGTGGCAATGAAGACCCCACCGGTCGTTTCAAGGCAAGAATGGGAAGCCGAGCGCGAAAAGATGCTGGTGAAGGAAAAGGCAACGATGCGCGCCAGGGACGCGCTGTCGGCCGAGCGCCGGCGCATGCCATGGATGGAAGTAGACAAGGCCTATGTGTTTGAAGGTCCCAACGGCAAAGCGAGCCTGCTCGATTTGTTCGAGGGCCGGCGCCAGTTGATCGTCTACCGCGCCTTCTACGAACCCGGCGTCCACGGCTGGCCCGAACATGCCTGCCGCGGCTGTTCGCTCGGCGCCGACCAGGTCGGCCATCTCGCCCATCTCAACGCCCGCAACACCACGCTTGCCTATGCCTCCCGCGCGCCGCAGGCCGACATTGCCAGCTTGAAGCAGCGGATGGGTTGGGAGATGCCCTGGTACACAATCACCGACAGTTTTGACAAGGATTTCGGCGTCGACGAATGGCACGGCCACAACGTGTTCATCCAGGACGGCAAGAAAGTGTATCGCACCTACTTCATCAACAACCGCGGCGACGAGCAGATGGGCACGGTCTGGAGCTACCTCGACGCAACGCCGCTCGGCCGCCAGGAAATCTGGGAGGATTCGCCCGAAGGCTATCCGCAGACCGAGCTCTACAGCTGGTGGAACTGGCACGACAATTACGACGCCGCACCCGACAAGACGTGGGAGGAAGTGTCGGCGGCCGGCGAAGCCGCGTTCCGCAACAAGGACGGCAAGTAAGGACCTGGAGCGGCGCCCATCCAGCTTGGTTTCCTGTCCCTCACGGGACAGGAAAGCCGGGCATTGATCATCAAGGGATTATGACCATGAGCGATATCGGCACAGGCACCGGCAGTGAGGTCCCTCAACGCTCCGATGCAGTTTCTCTCCGCACCGCCGAGTGGCTATGCCTCGCCGCGGCCCCTGTTTTCGCCGTGATGGCGCTGCTCACCTGCATTCACGCTGGCGACGGCGTCATGTCGTGCCTGGGGGCCGATGCCTCCCCGCTCACCGGCATGCCGGTGATGTATCTCTTGATGAGCGCCGTCCATCTGGCGCCCTGGCTGCGCGTGATTTCCGGCCGGCCGGTCCGGCGATAGGCTGGACCGCCGCCGCCATTCTATCGCTCTTTACGTCGGAGAGAGACAATGAAGCTGGTCAGGCTGAGAGCGCCGGGCGGGTTGGACAAGCTCGACCTGGTCGAGGAGGATCAGCCCCGGCCTGGGCCGGGCGAAATGCTGGTCAGGATTCGCGCCTGCGCGCTGAACATGCGCGACGATTTCGCCGTACAAGGCAAGGTGCCGCTCGCCGACGGCCGCGTGCCGCTGTCGGATGGCGCCGGCGAGGTGATCGCCATCGGCGACGGCGTCGACACGTTCAAGCCGGGCGACAGCGTCGTCAGTGTTTTCTACCCCTGGTGGCTGGCCGGCGACATGAGATCCGATACAAGCCGCGACATTCCCGGAGACAGTTTCGACGGCTTCGCCAGCGAGTATGTGTGCATGCCGGCGCACGCATTCACCAGGGCGCCGGCGGGCTATACGCATCTCGAGGCGGCAACGCTGACCTGCACGGGCGTCACCGCCTGGCGCGGGCTGGTGACATGCGGCAAGGTAAAGCCCGGCGACACGGTGCTGATCCTTGGCACCGGCAGCGTGTCATTGTTTGCGCTGCAATTTGCCAAGGCCGCCGGCGCAAGGGTCATCGCCACCTCGTCCGATGAAGGGAAGCTGGAGAAGCTCAGACGACTCGGGGCCGACAGCGTCATCAACTACAAGGCGGTGCCGCAGTGGGGCGGCAGGGCCAGGGAACTGACGGACGGACGCGGCGTCGATCATGTGATCGAGGTCGGCGGACCGGCGACGCTGGCGCAGTCGATAGCGGCCTGCCGGACAGGCGGGCATATCGCACTCATCGGCGTCCTGACCGGCTTTGCAGCAGAAGTTTCAATCCCGGCGCTGTTTTCAAACCAGATCCGCATCAGCGGAATTTCCATCGGCAGCAAAGCCGACCAGCAGGACATGATCCGTGCGATAGAGGTCAACCGCCTGAAGCCTGTCATCGACAGCAGCTTTCCACTGCAGGATATCGCCGCCGCCTTCAGGCACTACGAAGCGCAAAGGCATTTCGGCAAGGTCTGCCTCGAGCTTTAGATCCTGCGATCGGCATTCCTACCCAGCGGCCGGCGCCAGCGTCCCGCTTGCCATCAGGCCCCAGAGCTGATCGGCGGTCAGCTGTTTGGCCGAGCCGTCGTAAGCCACCCTGCCGAGGCTGAGCACGACGATCCTGTCGGCCAGCGCCCTGACCGTCGACAGGTCGTGCGTGACCAGGATGACGCCGGTGCCGCTGGCGGCGATCGAACGGATCAGCTTGACGACCTGCGCGGTCTGCTTGACGCCGAGCGCGGCGGTAGGCTCGTCGAGGCAGATCAGCTTGACGTGATCGGCAAGCGCGCGGGCAATGGCGATGGACTGCCGCTGGCCGCCCGACAGCGAGCGCACCAGAACGTTTTCGTCGCGAAGCGTGACGCCCAGCGCGGCAAGCCGGGCACGACACTGCTCGGCGGCCTTTCGGTCGTCGCGAACCGGGAAGACACCGAGCCAACGCCGCGTTTCCTCACGCCCGAGGATCATATTGTGGGCGACGCTGAGGTTCGGGCAGAGCGCCAAATCCTGATAGACGGTCTCCAGGCCGGCGCCGCGTGCATCCTGCGGGCTCCTGAAGGAAATCGGCTGGCCCTCGAGGGTCATCGCGCCGGCATCGGGCTGGATGGCGCCCGAAATAATCTTCACCAGCGTCGACTTGCCGGCGCCATTGTCGCCGAGCAGACAGACGATCTCGCCTTTGCCGACCGTGAAACTCGCCTCTTCCAATGCCGTCAGCGCGCCGTAGGATTTGCGGGCGCCGGCAATCGAGAATGCCGGACCTTGCGGGGCCTCTCCATTGCCCTCCGTCACGGCAGGGCCGGCCGAGGCGACGGCACCATTGTCCGCCACCGTGAAGTTGGTCGCGGCGGCCCGAGCGCGCCGGCCGCGAAAACCGATCGCAGCCTGGTCGGCCACCAACGCCAGCAACAGCATGCTTCCCACCGAAATGGATTGCCACCATGATTGCAGGCCGACGAAGATCAGTCCTGCATTGAGGATGCCGATGGTGGCAACGCCGATGGCGATGCCGAGCGGCCGGCCGGAGCCGCCGGAAAAAGCGACGCCGCCAAGGATCGCGGCGGTGAGCACGTCGAGCTCGAAGCGAACGCCGATGGTCGGCGTGATGCTGCCGAGACGACCGGCGATCAGAACCGAGACCAGGCCGATCAGCAAGCCATTGGCGGCGTAGAGGCCAACCACCGTGCGCCCCACCGGAATGCCGCAGAGTTCGGCTGCGCGCGGGTCGCCGCCTATGGCGTAGAGCCTCAAGCCGGTGACCGTGCTGGTCAAGATAAAGGCTCCGATGACAAAGACAGATGCGGCGATGATCACGGTGTACTGGATGCCGAAGATCTTGCCCCGCCCCAATTCGAGCAGAGCCTCGGGAAAACCATAGACCGCGGTGCTGGAGACGACGAAGGCAAGGCCGCCATAGAGCGCCAGCATCGCCAGCGTGACGATCAACGGCGAGATGCTCAGCCTGCGCACCAGCAGACCGTTGAGCAGACCGAGCAAAAGGCCGAGACCCAGGCCGACGCAGATTGCCAGCGGCGCGCTCTGCGTCGCCACCGCAACCTTGGCAGTGATGATGCCGATCAAGGCGACCATGCTGCCGATGGAGAGGTCGACATAGCCGGCGATCAGCAGCGCGGAGGTGCCGAGCACGGCGATCAGGATCGAGGTCGAGTTGACGCCGATGACGACGAAATTGTCGAGGCTGAAGAACGATTTGTTCAACAGCGAGAAGGCGATGATCAAGCCCAGCGCGACCAGCGCCAGCCCGATGCGGCCAGACGCTTCGCCCGGCGCCTTGACGCCCGGCAGCAAGGATGAAAACCGGCCCGTTTGCAGCGGTGTCGTCCCCGTTCGAAGGCTGTCTGTGCTCATGCTTGCCTCTCACTGAAGCGGGCGGTTTCAGGTCAGGCTGAACCGCCCGTATCGCGCGGGAAAAACAGGCGCTACTTTGCCTCGGATGACCAGGGGAAATTCACATACTGGTCGCGCGTATCGTAGCAGATGTTGCCGTACATCCTGAGATAGATATCGCGGCGCTTCGGGTCCTTGTAGACCGCGGCCGGGTCGGCGACATCGGCCTCGTACTGGGCCATGTAGTCGCTGGTCAGCGCCACGGGCAGGATATCCATCGCCTGCGGGATGCTCTTGCCCTCCAGCCAGTCGGCCGCGTGCTGGCCCATGGCATAAGCGAAGACCGGCGACGCCAGGCTGATGCTTGCCTTGTAGGGACCGCCGCCTTTCTTGATCGCGGCGACTGCCTCCGGTTCGCCGTCGATGCCGCCAAGGAACTGGTCCGGCCGCGCCTTGCCCGCCGCTTCCAGGGCAGCCAGCGCGCCGAGCACGACCGTGTCGGCGCCGAGCACGACATCGACGTCGGGATGGGCCTGGAGAATGGTGCTCATCGTGGCAAAGCCGCCTTCCTTGTTGACGGGATTGGGTGAGATGTCGGCGACGATGGTGACATCAGGCATGGCCTTGAAGATGTCGCGCATGGCGGCAAAGCGCGGCGCCAGGAATTCCATGCTGTCATGGGACAGGATGACGACATTGGCCTTGCCGCCGAGCTTGTCCTTTATGTAGGCTGCGGCCGCTTCGGCCAGCACCTTGCCGGTCTCGTATTGCGGCGCATTGAGCAGCGACGTGGCTGGCGGCGGCACGATGGTGCCGACATAGGCGCCCGACCAGATAAGCTCCTGCAGGCTGCGGCTCATGGAGGCCGGGTCCACAGGCGCCGCCACCAGACCGCCGATCTTGGAGGCGAGAAACAATTGCACCTGCTCGACCCCCTTGGCGGCGTCATTGTTGGCAAGCGCGCGGCGATATCCCAGCCCGCGATCCTTGGCGGCGGCGGCCAGGCCGCGGTCGACGCCCTGCATGAATTCACGCTCGTTATCCTGCGCGAAGGCCAGCACCTTGTTCAGGCCGGGCGGTGGGCTGCAGGCCGGCGCCTTCGGATCGAACGGCGCAAATACCGCCGGCTTGGTGAGCCCGGCCGGGCCGTCCTGCGCGCCTGCCAGAATGGTACCGCCCGCGAGCACACCGGCAACGCCGAGCAGCGTCGCCAGCATCATGTTCCTGTCAGATCGCATTTCACTTCCTCCCTGTCGTTGATTGTTGCCGCGCATCGCAAGCCTCGCGGTCGCTACTCTTCCCAGTCTCCCCAGATACCCACCTTCCCGCTCGCAAGTCAAAACTTTTTCCAGTGGAATTAATTAATCAGAGATAGTCGGGTGACTCGCCCACGCGATCACGCCTTGCCGATCAGCGACTGGACGACTTTGGCCAATTCCGTGCCGAGCACGCGATGCGCGTCGCTGTCGAGGTGAATGCCGTCTACCGCGCTCGACTCGACGACATCGCCGGCGTTGAAGAACGCGGCGCCGGCGCGCCGGGCGGCATCACGGAACAAGCCGGCAAAGTGCATCGACTTTGAAGCGCCGCCCAGGAACATCTGGCCGAACCAGTCGACCTCCAGCATCGGCGGCGGCGCAACAATCAGGACCGCGGGCGCCACGCCTGCGGGGCCAGCTTCGCTGCGCAGCACAATTCTGGCCAAGATCTCAATAGAATCAGCGACATCATTCGGCGTTACCGAGAACCTATGCTTGAGATCGTTGGTGCCGAGCATAAGGATGACGAGGTCGAGCGGCATATGCGTTTCCAGGCACACCGGGAGCGATTTGAGCCCGTTCTTGTGGAGACCTTCGATCGGATCGTCGTGCACGGTGGTGCGCCCGCCCTGCCCTTCTTCGATCACATCCCATCCGCTGCCGAGCTGGCGGCGCATGATGCCCGGCCAGCGCCGGTCGGGCGTGAAGCGGCGCCGTCCGACGCGGGCCAGGGTGGGAATGGCGCCATAGGTATTGGAATCGCCAAAGCACATGATTGTCCGGGTCTGCGTCACGGCATTGCTCCTCCAGGCTTGCATACTTTGAACGACAGCAGGCCGGCCGGCGTCAACTACATTTTTCCATCGGGTGGATTTAAGTGTTGCCTTGCCGTTCCCGCATTGCTACGTCAGCGCTTTGATCGGCTCGCCTTGCGGCCAACCTCCTTGCGCAGGGGAAAGCGTGACCGGCACCAGCTTCTTCAGTCTCGAAAAGATCGCCGAGGGCCGCAGCGGCGGAACCACGCAGGCCGAGAGCCGCGTCTACAACGAACGCCTGATCGTCTCGCTGATCCGCCGGCACGGCCAGCTGGCCAAGACCGATTTGACGCGGCTGACCGGGCTGGCCGCGCAAACCATCACCACCATCGTCAACCGCGCCGCCGACAACAAGCTGCTGCTGCGCCTGGAGCCTTTGCGCGGACGGCTGGGGCAACCCTCGGTTCCCTATGCGTTGAACCCGAAAGCCGCGTACGCCTTCGGCCTCAAGGTCGACCATCGCAGCGCCGATGTCGCCCTGGTCAATTTCGTCGGCGACGTGATGGCGTTCGAACGCACGCTGTTCCACTATCCGACGCCCGTCGAGGTGATGAAATTCGCCAAGGGCGCCATCGCGCGCATGTGCCGCAAGCACAGATCGATAGAGCAAGACCGCATCGCGGGTCTTGGCATCGCCTCGCCATTCCATCAGTGGAACCTGAGCGAAGAGGGCGCGGTGCCGGCGAGCAGGCTGGATGCCTGGAGGGAAATCGACATTCGCGCCGAACTGGACCGGGCGTTCGACTGGCCGGTGTTCCTCTACAACGACGCCACGGTGTCGGCCGCGGCCGAACTGATGTTTGGCGCCGGCGGATCGCGCGCCGACTTTCTCTATGCCTATGTCGGGCACTTCATCGGCGGCGGCCTGGTGCTCGATCATCACTTGTTCCCCGGCCGCAACAAGCTGGCCGGGGCGCTGGGCGACATGCCGGTGCCCGCGCCGGGGCGCAAGGGCGACCGGATGACCCCGTTGCTGCGCGTCGCTTCGCTGCATTCGCTGGCCGGCAAGCTCAACGACCAGGACAATGGGGACGAGGGCGCCGGCCGCATCTGGTCGTCGCCCGACGACTGGGGCGACCTTGGAGAGCCGCTCACCGCGTGGATCGATGAGGTTTCGGACGGGCTTGCCTATGCCGCCCGCAGTGCCGTTGCCTTGCTCGACATCGACAATGTGGTGATCGACGGCGCCATACCGAATGGCGTGCGCAAGGAGATCGCCAAGGCCATGCGCAGAAAGCTGGCACGGATCCTTGTCGATCGCCCCGAGCCGTTCTCCGTCATCGAGGGGACGTTTGGCCATCTCGGCCCCGTTATCGGCGGCGCCAGCATTCCGTTGCTGGTGAAATATTCGAACGACAAGGAACTGCTCTTCAAGGAATAGGCGCGCAGCCGCCGGCACCAGGCATTCCCCAAACAGCGAACTGTGAGACTTGTCACATACCTGCTCGTGAAGCGCGTGCTACTTGCACCCTGCGGTCGGTCGACGCCGAAAGAAATCGCCTGCCATGGTCTGGCGGTGACGGGCCTTTCACTTTATGCTGTGGCAGGTTGCATACTCTCAACGGACCTTGATGCCGCAAGCGGTGTTCTCGTCGGCGTCAGGCCGCGACCAGGAGTTTTGTCATGCTCCGACTTTGCGGATTCATCGCGGCCTTCATCCTTGCCGGCTTCACAAGCTTCGAGGCCTGCGCCGATCGAAGGGTCGCGCTCGTCATCGGCAATTCCGATTATCGCGACATCCCGGCGCTGAAGAACCCGGCCAAGGATGCCCAGGACGTATCGGCCACGTTCCGGCTGGCCGGCTTCGAGGTTTTCGTCGCCGAGAACCTCACCAAGCAGCAGTTCGAAGGCCAGTTCCGGGACTATCTGGCCGCCGCCGACGGCGCCGATCTCGCCGTCGTCTACTATTCCGGGCACGGCTTTCAGATCGGCGGCGAGAATTTCCTGATACCCGTCGACGCCTCGTTGAAGAAGGCGGCCGACATCGAGGTCCAGGCCATCAAGCTCAACGACGTGCTGGAGCAGCTGCGCTCGAAGTCGAAGATCCAGGTGATCATCCTCGATGCCTGCCGCAACAACCCCTTCCCGCGCAACAATTACTGGCTGCGCGACCAGCTTGTCACCGCCGGCAATACCGGGCTGGCGCAGGTGCGAAGCTCGCTCAACACGCTGATTGCCTTCGCCACCGAACCAGGCGCGGTCGCCTATGACGGCAGCGGCGACCTCAGCCCGTTTTCATCGGCCTTTTCGCGGCGCGCGCTGGCGCCGAACCAGGAGATCCGCACGGTCATGTCGGCGGTGCGCCGCGATGTCGTGCAGGCCACCAACGGCATGCAGGTGCCCTGGGAAAATTCCTCGCTGATCGATGACGTGGTGCTGGTGCGCCGCAACAACCGGCCTTCGCTGCCGCCAGTGCTGGAGAAGGTAGTGCTCTCGGGGGTCGGTCCTGTCGCTCTCGGCCTGCCGGAGCCGGTCGATGTCGATGGCGGCGCTATCAGCGTCAGCATCGAACGTCCGCCGGCAATGGGCCGTCTGGTGCTGGACGGCAAAGACGTCGCGGTGGGCGAACCGATCGCCGGCAAGGACCTGCCGCGCCTGCAAATGGATGTCCCCAAAGGCGCCGCCACGCAGGACGAGGTGGATATGCTGGCCTATGCCACGCATGACAATTGGGGCGGCGGGAGCCAGGGCATACTCGTGTTCCGCGTCAAGAGCGGCGAAGGTGCGGCGGGTCAGCAGATCATGGCTTCGCTCGAGGCCGAGCAGAAGCAGCAGGTGCTGGATCGCGGCATCCACATCACCGGCGCTGCCGAAGCGATCGAGAACCGCAAGCTTGATATTCCCGTCGGCGTCGGCCCGGTCGCGCTCAATCTGGATTTCCCCACCGACGATCCGGCGGTCAGCCTGAAGGTCACGGGGTATCCGGCAACGGGAACGCTGTCATTGCCTGATCGAACCTTGTCGCCGCAATCCAGCCTTCTGGCCGGTGAAGTCGACCATCTCCGTTACGAGCCGCAGATCGGCGCCGGCGCGCCGGTCGAGGTCGGCTTCGAAATCCGGGCCGACAGCAGCTCGGCTAAGCCCGCGACAATGAAGCTGTCGCCGACGGTCGATGCCTGCGATACCGCCGCCGGCGAGCCTCTCGACCTGCAAGGGGTGGTGCCCGGCCTGCTGCCGAACGAGATCGGCGCCGGTGCGGTGGCAGCCTGCGAGGCGGCCGTGAAAACCTATCCAGACGTCGCCCGCTTCCACTACGAGCTCGGCCGCGCCCTGCTTGCGGCAGGCAGGGTCGGCGAGGCCAGGTCAGCCATCGAGGACGCCGCCAAGAAAGGCCATGTGCGCGCCGTCTTCGAACTCGGCTATCTCAACGCAACCGGAACCGGAACGACCATAGACCGCACCCAGGCCAACGCTCTCTACAAGGCTGCCGCCGACAAGGGTGATCCTTACGGTATGACCTCGTGGGGACGCGCGCTGTTCAATGGCTATGGCGTCAACCGCGATACGGCCAAGGGCCTCGACCTGCTGCTCAAGGCGGCGGCCATGGGGCACACCTATGCCATGAACGATCTTGCCGCCATCTTCACCGAGGGCCGCAATGGCGTGCCTGCCGATCCGGCCCGCGCCGTCGCCTTCCTGCAAGCGGGGGTGCAGCGCCAGGACATGTATTCGATGAACCTGCTCGGCCGCAATTACCTCGCCGGCCAGGGCATCGACAAGGATCCGAAGACGGCGCAGGCCCTGTTCCAGCAGGCCACCGATCTTGGCCAGCCCTACGCGCCCGGCAGCCTCGCCCGCATGTACAGGGATGGCGCCGGTGTGCGCCAGGACCCGGCGGAAGCGCAAAGGCTGTTCGAACTGGCGACCACGCGCGGCGATCCGTCGAGCGCCTATGATCGCGCGGCGCTTGAAATGGCGAAAGGCGACAAGGCCGATCAGGCTGTCGCGGTGCGCTTCCTGGCATTCGCCGTCGCGCTCGATCTGCGCAAGGAGCTGCCGGACGCCAAAAAGGGCCTGGCGCAGTTCGGCACCAAGCCGAAAACGGCAGCTTTGGACGCCCTGCGTCGAGAGCTCAAGTCGAAGATTCCCGCGTCCGGTTCGCTGGACACGCAACTGGTCAATGCGGCCCGGGGGGTCTGGGAAGAAGCCAATCCGCGTCGGGATTTGTTCTGAACAATAAGGAGGCCATGGTGGGCAAGGCATTCAAGCAGACATTCGGGCAGGCATTCATCGGGATAATTCTATCCGGCGTTCTGGCCGGGCTCATGGGCTGCACCTCGGTGTCGCCGATGTTTGAGCCGGCGCCGCCGGTGAACCATCGCAAGGTGGTTCGCGTAGCACCTCAGCCAAAGGTGGTCAGATACAAGAAGGCGGCCACCGGCAAAGTGGTCAAGCCGGCCGAGGAGATCCCGCAAAAGCCGCCCGTGATTCCTTCTCTCGGCGGCAGCGGAGGCGGCGGTGGGGCTGGCGGCGGCGGCGGCGGTTGGGGATGAGATCGTCGACCAAGGGCGCTGCACTCAGCGGCCCCAAAGGGTCTTGCTAAATTCCGCATGAGCCTTGGACAACGTCAAGCCGAAATCGTCCATCCCTGTCGCGGCATCGGTTGGCCAGCGGACAATTCGGCGCAGCGCTGCACGGAAAAGGCAGCGGACGAACGCTGCCAGTGCAGAGGCCACGACCGCCGCCGGATCGAGTCTGCGAGCCGCCAATGCCCGATGGGCCTGTTGTGTTTCGAGATAGCGGGCCAGCGCAATATCGTGACGCGATGGTGCGCCAAGCTCCTGCCGGTCGCGCCCGGGGTCGTCATGCCAGATGGGCCACTCGGTCGGGCCAGGGTGATGCACGGTATCCTCCTGCGAAAAGAGATCCAGTGCGAACAATCTCCTCAAGCGCCGTGAGCAACGCGTGGGAACCTGCGTGATGGAATCGTGAAAAGCGCCTCGGCGGCGGAATAAGTGTTGAAATGGAGTGAGCTTGAGCGGATCGTCGTCGCGCTGTGACCGTGGCGGATCCGATGACCGGACCTTATCTTCACCTGCTGGGTGGTTTCGACTTTGCCGGCGTCGGGGCCACGGTTCCAGCCATCAGCCGCAAGGCGCGTGCGATGGTCGCCTATCTCGCGCTGCAGTCGGGGCATTCGCAGTCGCGCGAGAAGCTGGCGACCCTGCTCTGGGGCATCAACAGCGAGGCGCAGGCGCGAATGAGCCTGCGGCAAGCGGTATCGTCTGTCAGGAAGGCCATGCAGACGTGCGGCGGCGGCCGCTTCCTCACCGATGGCAACAGCGTCGCTCTGCATCTCGACGGCCTTGATTTCGACGTCGCGCGGTTCGAGGCGCTGGTCGCCAGCCCGGCACCCGAAGACCTCGAACTGGCGCTCAATGTCTACCGCGGCGACCTGCTCGACGGCTTCGGCCTGAAGGAGGAGCCATTCGAGGACTGGCTGAGGATCGAACGCGAGCGGCTGCGGGCACTGGCCGTCGCGGCGCTCGACAGGCTCGTCGCGCATTATGCAGCGACGAACGATCCTGCCGCATGCGTGCGCGCGGCGGCGCGCCTGCTGGCCATGGACCCGTTGAGGGAGGATGTCCACCGTGCCCTGATGCGCGCCTATGCGGCGCAAGGCAGGACCAATCTCGCGCTGAAGCAATATGAGCACTGCCGCACCGCGCTTCTACG
This region of Mesorhizobium sp. C432A genomic DNA includes:
- a CDS encoding NAD(P)-dependent alcohol dehydrogenase; the encoded protein is MKLVRLRAPGGLDKLDLVEEDQPRPGPGEMLVRIRACALNMRDDFAVQGKVPLADGRVPLSDGAGEVIAIGDGVDTFKPGDSVVSVFYPWWLAGDMRSDTSRDIPGDSFDGFASEYVCMPAHAFTRAPAGYTHLEAATLTCTGVTAWRGLVTCGKVKPGDTVLILGTGSVSLFALQFAKAAGARVIATSSDEGKLEKLRRLGADSVINYKAVPQWGGRARELTDGRGVDHVIEVGGPATLAQSIAACRTGGHIALIGVLTGFAAEVSIPALFSNQIRISGISIGSKADQQDMIRAIEVNRLKPVIDSSFPLQDIAAAFRHYEAQRHFGKVCLEL
- a CDS encoding sugar ABC transporter substrate-binding protein encodes the protein MRSDRNMMLATLLGVAGVLAGGTILAGAQDGPAGLTKPAVFAPFDPKAPACSPPPGLNKVLAFAQDNEREFMQGVDRGLAAAAKDRGLGYRRALANNDAAKGVEQVQLFLASKIGGLVAAPVDPASMSRSLQELIWSGAYVGTIVPPPATSLLNAPQYETGKVLAEAAAAYIKDKLGGKANVVILSHDSMEFLAPRFAAMRDIFKAMPDVTIVADISPNPVNKEGGFATMSTILQAHPDVDVVLGADTVVLGALAALEAAGKARPDQFLGGIDGEPEAVAAIKKGGGPYKASISLASPVFAYAMGQHAADWLEGKSIPQAMDILPVALTSDYMAQYEADVADPAAVYKDPKRRDIYLRMYGNICYDTRDQYVNFPWSSEAK
- a CDS encoding ROK family protein, which encodes MTGTSFFSLEKIAEGRSGGTTQAESRVYNERLIVSLIRRHGQLAKTDLTRLTGLAAQTITTIVNRAADNKLLLRLEPLRGRLGQPSVPYALNPKAAYAFGLKVDHRSADVALVNFVGDVMAFERTLFHYPTPVEVMKFAKGAIARMCRKHRSIEQDRIAGLGIASPFHQWNLSEEGAVPASRLDAWREIDIRAELDRAFDWPVFLYNDATVSAAAELMFGAGGSRADFLYAYVGHFIGGGLVLDHHLFPGRNKLAGALGDMPVPAPGRKGDRMTPLLRVASLHSLAGKLNDQDNGDEGAGRIWSSPDDWGDLGEPLTAWIDEVSDGLAYAARSAVALLDIDNVVIDGAIPNGVRKEIAKAMRRKLARILVDRPEPFSVIEGTFGHLGPVIGGASIPLLVKYSNDKELLFKE
- a CDS encoding thioredoxin family protein; translated protein: MTKHVAMKTPPVVSRQEWEAEREKMLVKEKATMRARDALSAERRRMPWMEVDKAYVFEGPNGKASLLDLFEGRRQLIVYRAFYEPGVHGWPEHACRGCSLGADQVGHLAHLNARNTTLAYASRAPQADIASLKQRMGWEMPWYTITDSFDKDFGVDEWHGHNVFIQDGKKVYRTYFINNRGDEQMGTVWSYLDATPLGRQEIWEDSPEGYPQTELYSWWNWHDNYDAAPDKTWEEVSAAGEAAFRNKDGK
- a CDS encoding ATP-binding cassette domain-containing protein codes for the protein MSTDSLRTGTTPLQTGRFSSLLPGVKAPGEASGRIGLALVALGLIIAFSLLNKSFFSLDNFVVIGVNSTSILIAVLGTSALLIAGYVDLSIGSMVALIGIITAKVAVATQSAPLAICVGLGLGLLLGLLNGLLVRRLSISPLIVTLAMLALYGGLAFVVSSTAVYGFPEALLELGRGKIFGIQYTVIIAASVFVIGAFILTSTVTGLRLYAIGGDPRAAELCGIPVGRTVVGLYAANGLLIGLVSVLIAGRLGSITPTIGVRFELDVLTAAILGGVAFSGGSGRPLGIAIGVATIGILNAGLIFVGLQSWWQSISVGSMLLLALVADQAAIGFRGRRARAAATNFTVADNGAVASAGPAVTEGNGEAPQGPAFSIAGARKSYGALTALEEASFTVGKGEIVCLLGDNGAGKSTLVKIISGAIQPDAGAMTLEGQPISFRSPQDARGAGLETVYQDLALCPNLSVAHNMILGREETRRWLGVFPVRDDRKAAEQCRARLAALGVTLRDENVLVRSLSGGQRQSIAIARALADHVKLICLDEPTAALGVKQTAQVVKLIRSIAASGTGVILVTHDLSTVRALADRIVVLSLGRVAYDGSAKQLTADQLWGLMASGTLAPAAG
- a CDS encoding caspase family protein, yielding MLRLCGFIAAFILAGFTSFEACADRRVALVIGNSDYRDIPALKNPAKDAQDVSATFRLAGFEVFVAENLTKQQFEGQFRDYLAAADGADLAVVYYSGHGFQIGGENFLIPVDASLKKAADIEVQAIKLNDVLEQLRSKSKIQVIILDACRNNPFPRNNYWLRDQLVTAGNTGLAQVRSSLNTLIAFATEPGAVAYDGSGDLSPFSSAFSRRALAPNQEIRTVMSAVRRDVVQATNGMQVPWENSSLIDDVVLVRRNNRPSLPPVLEKVVLSGVGPVALGLPEPVDVDGGAISVSIERPPAMGRLVLDGKDVAVGEPIAGKDLPRLQMDVPKGAATQDEVDMLAYATHDNWGGGSQGILVFRVKSGEGAAGQQIMASLEAEQKQQVLDRGIHITGAAEAIENRKLDIPVGVGPVALNLDFPTDDPAVSLKVTGYPATGTLSLPDRTLSPQSSLLAGEVDHLRYEPQIGAGAPVEVGFEIRADSSSAKPATMKLSPTVDACDTAAGEPLDLQGVVPGLLPNEIGAGAVAACEAAVKTYPDVARFHYELGRALLAAGRVGEARSAIEDAAKKGHVRAVFELGYLNATGTGTTIDRTQANALYKAAADKGDPYGMTSWGRALFNGYGVNRDTAKGLDLLLKAAAMGHTYAMNDLAAIFTEGRNGVPADPARAVAFLQAGVQRQDMYSMNLLGRNYLAGQGIDKDPKTAQALFQQATDLGQPYAPGSLARMYRDGAGVRQDPAEAQRLFELATTRGDPSSAYDRAALEMAKGDKADQAVAVRFLAFAVALDLRKELPDAKKGLAQFGTKPKTAALDALRRELKSKIPASGSLDTQLVNAARGVWEEANPRRDLF
- a CDS encoding SGNH/GDSL hydrolase family protein codes for the protein MTQTRTIMCFGDSNTYGAIPTLARVGRRRFTPDRRWPGIMRRQLGSGWDVIEEGQGGRTTVHDDPIEGLHKNGLKSLPVCLETHMPLDLVILMLGTNDLKHRFSVTPNDVADSIEILARIVLRSEAGPAGVAPAVLIVAPPPMLEVDWFGQMFLGGASKSMHFAGLFRDAARRAGAAFFNAGDVVESSAVDGIHLDSDAHRVLGTELAKVVQSLIGKA